One window from the genome of Nicotiana sylvestris chromosome 9, ASM39365v2, whole genome shotgun sequence encodes:
- the LOC138877510 gene encoding uncharacterized protein has product MHCVLLSEIVSNEPDSMTFKVFDRDIKFTRDAFHIITGLKSYSSLDMKGLNEKENRLLRVYFPGKDKIELADLYSFISSRPHGTTSSFAGSDDDALKLATLYFVESVLMGKRKNRNVSEQIMKIVDDDALCASFNWGSLAYETLLKSLKSCLKSNENDVQKEKEKEKDIDSYTLVGFPFAFCVWIMEVLPIFQEKQFVNFKEVGYPRMLCYSEMKSPQFDALCRKYFHNKKVFKLIEVSPFIPVEEEDTEPLCVEEPVSQDRGSRSSSTQFDEGVLNEIVRRLSESFKKDLQAEVTRVNQKIVLLSQDLKKTLGSKLDTLMNMFGKVDQMNTDRESSVPIRKYGVDDHCRATERTGIFNQDAGGVERDDMDVHAEGQYEREFRDAHLDDETENVTDIGKEVCGVPEKICRVCGLQSQEDLTSPLGTSVSEIVCKCLEGTYDLSTPLSYKEKFGVQTCASQASEEAGVQYQEKTGLQSQDIGRSEIGSKSIDATCDDDDVAGMILDIANESCQQASKDHGEQLQDKENVELQEKENVARNILAELSLEKTQEGTAEKTGDKLIYMLMIIV; this is encoded by the exons ATGCACTGTGTATTGCTTTCTGAAATTGTTAGTAATGAACCTGATTCGATGACCTTCAAGGTATTTGACCGCGATATTAAGTTTACTCGTGATGCATTCCATATTATTACTGGTTTGAAGTCTTATTCGTCGCTTGACATGAAAGGTTTAAATGAGAAAGAGAATAGGCTTTTAAGAGTCTATTTCCCTGGAAAGGACAAAATTGAGTTGGCTGATTTGTATAGTTTTATTTCTAGTCGCCCACATGGTACAACTTCATCATTTGCTGGCAGTGATGATGATGCTTTGAAGTTGGCAACACTCTATTTTGTTGAGTCGGTTTTGATGGGCAAGAGGAAAAATAGGAATGTGTCAGAGCAAATAATGAAAATTGTTGACGATGATGCACTTTGCGCTTCCTTCAACTGGGGCTCTCTTGCTTATGAGACGCTATTAAAATCATTGAAGAGTTGCTTGAAATCAAATGAGAATGATGttcagaaggagaaagagaaagaaaaagatattGATAGCTACACTTTAGTTGGCTTTCCTTTTGCGTTTTGTGTCTGGATTATGGAAGTACTTCCTATTTTCCAAGAGAAACAATTTGTGAACTTCAAAGAAGTTGGTTATCCTCGAATGTTATGTTATTCTGAAATGAAGTCTCCACAATTTGATGCTCTTTGTAGAAAATATTTCCATAATAAAAAA GTGTTTAAGTTGATTGAGGTGTCACCCTTTATTCCTGTGGAAGAAGAAGATACAGAGCCTCTTTGTGTGGAGGAGCCAGTTTCACAAGATCGAGGCTCAAGGTCTTCTTCCACACAATTTGACGAAGGCGTACTTAACGAAATTGTTAGA agattatcagagagttttaagaaggatttgcaagcagAAGTTACCAGAGTTAATCAGAAAATTGTT TTGCTTTCTCAGGATTTAAAGAAAACTCTAGGATCAAAGCTTGATACTTTGATGAACATGTTTGGGAAAGTTGATCAGATGAACACAGATAGAGAATCTAGTGTTCCAATTAGAAAATATGGAGTTGATGATCATTGTCGTGCTACTGAGCGTACTGGCATATTCAACCAAGATGCAGGTGGTGTTGAACGTGATGATATGGATGTGCATGCAGAGGGTCAGTATGAAAGAGAATTTAGAGATGCACATCTAGATGATGAAACTGAAAATGTTACTGATATTGGGAAAG AAGTTTGTGGAGTGCCGGAGAAAATTTGTAGAGTTTGTGGATTGCAATCACAGGAGGATTTAACAAGTCCATTGGGGACAAGTGTCAGCGAGATTGTATGCAAATGCTTAGAAGGAACGTATGATCTCTCTACACCGCtgtcatacaaagaaaaatttggagTTCAAACTTGTGCCAGTCAAG CAAGCGAAGAAGCTGGAGTGCAGTATCAAGAGAAAACTGGACTACAATCTCAAGACATAGGCAGAAGTGAGATTGGTTCCAAATCTATAGATGCAAcatgtgatgatgatgatgtagcTGGAATGATCTTGGATATTGCAAATG AATCTTGTCAACAAGCATCTAAAGATCATGGTGAACAACTGCAAGATAAAGAAAATGTGGaattgcaagaaaaagaaaatgttgcACGCAATATTTTAGCTGAGTTGTCTCTTGAAAAAACACAAGAAGGTACTGCGGAGAAGACAG gggACAAATTGATTTATATGCTGATGATAATAGTGTGA
- the LOC138877511 gene encoding uncharacterized protein, whose translation MTSKNPGTYTNIKIDDNNRFLYMFYAYGSSIAGWNHCRPVIAIDATFLKSKYRGVLMISVSKDANNQIFPLAFGIAESENNNSYEWYFSQLRNAIGSRENLIFLSDRHQAIANGIVKVYPESHHGICIYHLEQNLKRRKVKSEVIKLFQSAARVYKRKEFDIYMSDIANVDKKTYDYLMEEPPERWARSCSPQRIYDMLTTNIVESMNSVLLEARELPILRMMDFIQVKLQHWFYERRNKAEGTFYDVSCWVEEELKNRIDLAFTLNVFPVDSWRSRVEEEGITFLVDLNKRTCDCFQFQLDELPCIHAIAAIEKRNIKKSDFCSHWYLKESWLKIYERQIHPVGHTDSWIVPESVKSQIVKPPDFKVPPGRRQKKRHIPATEPSKITFKCGRCRRIGHNRTTCIYSPALHPFSRKHREE comes from the exons atGACAAGTAAAAACCCGGGAACTTATACTAACATAAAGATAGACGACAACAACAG gtttctttatatgttttacGCATATGGATCATCGATAGCTGGTTGGAATCATTGTAGACCAGTGATTGCTATTGATGCGACTTTTTTGAAGTCAAAATATCGTGGTGTTTTAATGATTTCAGTTTCAAAAGATGCAAATAACCAAATTTTCCCATTAGCCTTTGGAATAGCAGAATCTGAAAACAACAATTCCTATGAGTGGTACTTTAGTCAGCTTCGCAATGCAATTGGGAGCCGTgagaatttgatttttttatcaGACAGGCATCAAGCTATTGCAAATGGCATTGTAAAGGTATATCCTGAAAGCCATCATGGGATTTGCATCTATCATTTGGAGCAGAACCTAAAGCGAAGAAAGGTGAAAAGTGAGGTCATAAAACTTTTCCAAAGTGCTGCAAGAGTATACAAGCGTAAAGAATTTGACATATACATGTCAGAtattgcaaatgtagataagaaaACTTATGACTACTTGATGGAAGAACCACCGGAAAGATGGGCACGTTCTTGTAGTCCACAACGAATATATGACATGCTCACAACAAACATAGTTGAGTCGATGAATTCAGTGCTATTAGAAGCAAGGGAGCTGCCTATACTAAGAATGATGGATTTCATTCAAGTGAAGCTACAACATTGGTtttatgaaagaagaaataaagcaGAAGGAACATTTTATGATGTTTCTTGTTGGGTAGAGGAGGAATTGAAGAACAGAATAGATTTAGCATTTACTTTGAAC GTCTTCCCTGTTGATTCATGGCgttctagagttgaagaagaaggaataaCTTTCTTGGTGGACTTAAACAAAAGAACATGTGATTGTTTTCAATTTCAACTTGATGAATTACCATGCATACATGCAATTGCAGCTATCGAGAAGAGAAACATCAAGAAGTCTGACTTTTGTTCGCACTGGTACTTAAAGGAATCTTGGTTGAAGATATATGAAAGACAAATACATCCTGTAGGACATACTGATTCATGGATTGTACCAGAGAGTGTTAAGTCACAAATTGTTAAACCTCCAGATTTCAAAGTGCCACCAGGTAGAAGGCAAAAGAAAAGGCATATTCCTGCTACCGAGccatcaaaaataacattcaaATGTGGTCGTTGCAGAAGAATTGGTCATAATAGAACAACTTGTATATATTCTCCGGCACTCCATCCATTTTCAAGAAAGCATAGAGAAGAGTAG